A genome region from Nycticebus coucang isolate mNycCou1 chromosome 22, mNycCou1.pri, whole genome shotgun sequence includes the following:
- the GJB5 gene encoding gap junction beta-5 protein: MNWGIFEGILSGVNKYSTAFGRIWLSLVFIFRVLVYLVTAERVWSDDHKDFDCNTRQPGCSNVCFDEFFPVSHVRLWALQLILVTCPSLLVVMHVAYRKAREKRYQEATGESGGCLHLDPGKKRGGLWWTYVCSLVFKAGVDTAFLYVFHSFYPKYTLPRVVKCNATPCGNIVDCFISKPSEKNIFTLFMVVTAAICILLNLVELTYLVGKRCRECWATRHAHTTCTGHHRAASPCKQDDLLSSDLIFLGSYTPPPLLPDHPRDYVTRTIL, encoded by the coding sequence GCGCATCTGGCTGTCCCTGGTTTTCATTTTCCGGGTGCTGGTGTACCTGGTGACGGCTGAGCGCGTGTGGAGCGACGACCACAAGGACTTTGACTGCAACACCCGCCAGCCCGGGTGCTCCAATGTCTGCTTCGACGAGTTCTTCCCCGTGTCCCACGTGCGCCTCTGGGCCCTGCAGCTCATCCTGGTCACATGCCCCTCGCTGCTTGTGGTCATGCACGTGGCCTACCGCAAGGCTCGAGAGAAGAGGTACCAAGAGGCCACTGGGGAGAGCGGTGGGTGCCTCCACCTGGACCCTGGCAAGAAGCGGGGTGGGCTCTGGTGGACATACGTCTGCAGCCTGGTGTTCAAGGCTGGGGTAGACACTGCCTTCCTCTATGTGTTCCACTCTTTCTACCCCAAATACACCCTCCCTCGTGTGGTCAAGTGCAACGCAACTCCCTGCGGCAATATAGTAGACTGCTTCATCTCCAAGCCTTCCGAGAAGAACATCTTCACCCTCTTCATGGTGGTCACGGCCGCCATCTGCATCTTGCTCAACCTCGTGGAGCTGACCTACTTGGTGGGCAAGAGGTGCCGTGAGTGCTGGGCCACAAGACATGCCCATACCACGTGCACAGGGCATCACCGTGCTGCCTCTCCCTGCAAACAGGACGACCTCCTCTCAAGCGACCTCATCTTCCTGGGCTCTTACACTCCCCCTCCTCTCCTACCAGACCACCCTCGAGACTATGTGACGAGAACCATCCTGTGA